The Theileria orientalis strain Shintoku DNA, chromosome 3, complete genome genome window below encodes:
- a CDS encoding uncharacterized protein (GTP-binding protein, HSR1-related domain containing protein) codes for MYVSLVGRSNVGKSRLFNSILSHAGRRSTVLRSIVSEKPGTTRDSKQSHMYIRGNRVTLVDTGGFEGFHWSGAVSTHHGSIPNINVEKTFTHIENEARRAIQSSNLVFFVVDGKEGVTPLDIQLGEKLRAWIEGLERKPEVKLVINKLENDGSEEYYEELSECLADCYSLEFGEPVVVSAHTNEGIEELTGIIKSRLAPRDMRKLEDMAILGNNSEGDQEAADEELEDIEELHRHCEIEKTLRTCSSVRGTYRPNERWMKLLNSVCGIPFVEREEGQFVIPSMMSPSERLARLYISDKRKATNHDSGGAVNSGPLSSCEPQQGTDEVRAEEPCAENADDKMGSNRGVGSSFRSGPKSKTRIHEENVVNPISVLVLGSVDSDRDRLLSLLCENYEQNKVSDLSPNWHSFYSSWQLRLGGKTVEQPVEIVVTAALNLGGSLGKMAVVQTLSLLRRCDFVIFCINNTHELRRSDYGTRKVAMSKREVAWLSRAVRFKKPTTLAVHVDDSSRDCQLFLTKEYPLSFEFTSIPIVPIPSGSKSAQKLKNTIGSLLHRGKRMVDTSTLNAWLSAFVARWPPPWKDGSKVNLKFAAQVRASPPTFVLWSNVYATFPQHYLRQLKLALSEEFGFLGVPLKFVLKTTFTPSRSKRITPLKLKRQIHN; via the exons ATGTACGTGTCACTGGTAGGAAGGTCGAACGTCGGAAAGTCGCGCCTGTTTAACTCAATACTGTCGCACGCGGGCAGGCGCTCGACGGTGCTGAGGTCAATAGTGTCTGAAAAGCCGGGAACGACGCGGGACTCGAAGCAGAGCCACATGTACATACGGGGAAACAGGGTTACGCTGGTGGACACGGGAGGCTTTGAGGGATTCCACTGGAGCGGCGCCGTCAGCACACACCACGGAAGCATTCCAAAC ATTAACGTCGAAAAAACGTTTACGCACATTGAAAATGAGGCACGGAGGGCCATACAGAGCTCAAACTTGGTCTTCTTCGTAGTTGACGGGAAGGAGGGAGTCACGCCCCTGGACATTCAGCTGGGAGAGAAGCTGAGGGCCTGGATAGAGGGGCTGGAAAGGAAGCCGGAGGTGAAGCTGGTCATAAATAAGCTGGAGAACGATGGATCCGAAGAGTACtacgaggagctgagcGAATGCCTCGCGGACTGCTACAGCCTGGAGTTCGGAGAGCCAGTGGTGGTGAGCGCGCACACGAACGAGGGCATCGAGGAGCTCACGGGCATAATAAAGTCGAGGCTGGCGCCAAGGGACATGAGGAAGTTGGAGGACATGGCGATCCTCGGTAACAACTCGGAAGGAGACCAGGAAGCAGCCGACGAGGAGTTGGAGGACATTGAGGAGCTCCACAGGCACTGCGAGATTGAGAAGACGCTGAGGACCTGCTCGAGCGTGAGGGGCACCTACAGGCCTAATGAACGGTGgatgaagctgctgaacagcGTCTGCGGAATACCGTTCGTAGAGAGGGAGGAGGGGCAGTTCGTGATACCCTCAATGATGTCGCCGTCAGAAAGACTGGCACGCCTGTACATCTCAGACAAGAGGAAGGCAACTAACCACGACAGTGGCGGTGCTGTGA ATAGTGGCCCACTCAGCAGTTGTGAGCCACAGCAGGGCACTGACGAGGTACGTGCGGAAGAGCCATGTGCTGAGAACGCTGATGATAAAATGGGATCGAACCGCGGCGTCGGAAGCAGTTTTAGGTCCGGGCCAAAGTCGAAGACCAGGATACATGAGGAGAACGTTGTCAATCCAATCAGCGTTCTGGTTCTGGGAAGCGTCGATAGCGACCGCGACAGGTTGTTGTCGCTGCTGTGCGAGAACTACGAGCAAAACAAAGTATCGGACCTGTCGCCGAACTGGCACTCATTTTACTCAAGCTGGCAGCTGAGGCTTGGCGGCAAGACTGTGGAGCAGCCGGTCGAGATCGTCGTGACTGCAGCACTGAATCTGGGCGGATCTTTGGGGAAGATGGCGGTGGTGCAGACGCTGTCGCTGCTGCGCAGGTGCGACTTCGTCATTTTCTGCATAAACAACACGCACGAGCTACGGAGGAGCGACTACGGAACCAGGAAGGTGGCCATGTCGAAGCGGGAGGTGGCCTGGCTGTCCAGGGCTGTGAGGTTTAAGAAGCCTACTACGCTGGCCGTCCACGTCGACGACAGCTCCAGGGACTGCCAGCTCTTCCTGACGAAGGAGTATCCACTCAGCTTTGAATTCACTAGCATTCCAATAGTTCCAATTCCCAG TGGTAGCAAATCTGCCCAGAAGTTGAAAAACACAATCGGCTCACTTCTCCACAGGGGCAAACGGATGGTCGACACCAGCACCTTGAACGCCTGGCTGAGCGCCTTCGTGGCGCGGTGGCCCCCTCCCTGGAAGGATGGGTCCAAAGTCAACTTGAAGTTCGCAGCGCAGGTGCGCGCCAGTCCGCCCACCTTCGTCCTGTGGTCCAACGTGTATGCCACCTTCCCTCAGCACTACCTGAGACAGCTTAAACTGGCCCTATCTGAGGAATTTGGCTTTCTAGGGGTTCCCctcaaatttgttttaaaaactacTTTTACACCGTCACGGTCCAAGAGAATTACGCCTCTTAAGCTAAAGCGTCAAATTCACAACTAA